ccactggactaacaccacttggtttttTTTTGCAGTAACTTTTCATAGTTTTTTTTAAGGAAAATTTCCATTTTGGTGCCCCGAGGTTTGGGTTAATTCCACTTTAGTGCCTTGAGGATTGCATAATTCCACTTTGGTGTCCTGAGGTTTTGACTACTTCCCACTTTGGTAACCCgaggtttgaaaaaaaaaatccttttttGTTGTTAATGGTTAACTATGAGATATCGCATATGGGTTCAGTTGAATATAGGGTACTGCTTAGTGTAATAAATTATGTTAAAATAAAGACAACTGATTGCATATATATTGGTTAAGAAGTGAAACGATTGTACATATATAATTAGTTATTTGAAGccattttcttaaaattgaaactcttttcttaaaatttgttcattttgttattataaataaagagtaGAATAATAATGTAAGATAATGATACTTGATTTTGTTAATAgacaaaatttcaaacaaacaaaaatgagttataattttaataaaattaatctaAAATTAATCGAGTTTAACAGTAGTATCCTAATATCCTAATCCTTCTAATCCACACAAAACTCTTCATTTGCTTTTTGGAGGTCAGACTTTGAAAAGTTGATCGTTAATTCACTCAAAAATATATACCACATCTACAAAATTAGATGTCTTATTATATATTTCGCATGAAGTTCATAGGGAACAACCAATTTTAATGGTAGATAGTCAAAAACAAATTTATTGTTTAGAGATCTAACAAAAATCCTCCAAACAGTttacatatataattgagataccTGTTGTTTTGCGTACCACCATTTAACATTTACACTGTTGTATGCTTACAAAATGGAATATATTGGTAGATGTTGTAAGTTAATataatttgtgaatcttataaaagTCAGTCTCAGTTATCAGGtgttcattttaaggaattaaATCACATTTTTGGGAATGCCGTTTTAAATTGACTAAAATCGGTGGTgcgtacaacaataaaaataggtaactacataaattttgagtaaattatcaattacacccacttAATCCACTTTTTAAAACTTATTCCCACGTCAatgtttttttaaaattacacccaaattaatagCTCAGGTTATATTTTGCACGCAATGGCATTTTTATGTGAGAATTTTTATGAAATGACGAATTTGCTCCCGCGTTTATAAGTTTCAGTTTGGCTTTTGACTCTTCATTTACTTCCCCTCTTTTCACTCGTTTAACCTAATTTATCCCAAAATTTCCCCCCCAAATTTCCGTCTTAATATCTTAATCATTGAGAGATTATTCATCCATCACCACTATCACTTTAGTAATTTATGTAAGTTGTCCTTCTATTTCCTCTTTCTAATTTGTTTATAGTTTATTGTTTGATTTCTGCTACTTTGGTAATGTCGTGTATGTTCATGCAACTTAATTAAATTGAACACaatgaacaaaaacaaaataatgGGGATACACTTACCTTGAGGATGAGTTTTTCAAATAAATTTGgggaaaatgagaaagaagaggGAATGAATGAATGAGGAGAAACAAGGGCAAATAAATTTACTCTATGTTTAATAATATAAGAGGGAATGGCAAAATAGTCATGAAATTATTGTCTTgtcgaaaaaaattgaaaattgacggaAATATGGCCTGGATCCGATATTGGGTGCAAAAaggggtgtaattgataatttactctataATTAACGTAAACCCAAAAGGGTAGCTTTTATGTTAAATGGACCGATGATCCATAAATAATCAACTAAATCAACCTAATAGTTTTGTGTGTTCTAATTTTCAACATagttaggatttttttttttttgatcaaCTTAATAAAATTCTACTACCAAACCATGACAATGTAAATTAAACCAACATTTGCAATCTATTGTTCAACAAATTCATAGAACATTCAACATGCATATTataaaagatgatcctaatggaagtctcatgcattctatgtaatagaatcacatatatttttgtaCTGTTGTTTAGAGACTACCAACTTTATTGGAATTCAGTATGGATTTGATTTTGCGATAAGTATATAGACCAAAACACTccttttttttggtgtaaatgtAAGTAATATTAAGCTCAGCCAAACTAGGCTCGCACCATTATACAATACTATCCATTTCACTCGCCTAACCATTACATTAACAAAAGAAAACAACTACATCAATAACCTGCTTCACATCAGTCCTCTTTGCTTGCACCAAGCAACATCTCCTTTTTTCAGATTCTCCAGCTTGCATTGCATCAACTTCAATCGACAATCATATTGAACATTTGCTACTAGCTTACGAGGATTAATCACATAATGCTCATGTCTACACAAATTTCTAACAGCCCAGACCTGATAGTGAACTGCAGTCACCAAAGCACACAACACAAGTCTTACAAAACCCGATCATTTCCTTAATTTATACATCCTTTCTGAATTCACCTCCCCCTGCAATCTGATATTCAGCCATTCCATAAGTTTGCCATAACATTGATTGATGTACCTGCATTTTACAAACAAATGCTCATGATCCTCAGTATCCTCCCCACACAGATAACAGTTGGTTTGAGTAACAATTCCCATTTTGAGCAGTCTATCCATAGTAAGCAGCCTCTCTTGCTTGATTAGCCAGGCAATGAACGAATGCTTATTCACATTGAACCTATTCCACATAATTGTATACCACGGGACCTTCACACCAGGGTCCTGCATTAACCAGTCATATCCTTCAGTAATAGAGTACTCCTCATCTTTACCCAACCACTTATTATCAATGTAAGCCTCTTTGAAACTATTCTTCACTTCACAAATTTTTCTCCATGCCCAGGAGCTAGATGTACCAGGATTATAATCAGTCCAGTCCCTTCCTTTCTTATAAATTTTGTCTATCCATTTAATCCAAAGATGATCGTTTTTACTGACCATCCACCACACAAGTTTGCCAACAGCTGCAATATTCCTAGCTCTACTGTCCAGTAAACCCAGTCCACCGTGTTCTTTGATTTTGCAGATTGTTTTCCATGCTACTAATGGAGCTTTAGAGTAAGTATCATTGCCTTCCCATAAGAAATTCCGACACAGTGCCTGAATTTTATCCATCACACCTGCAGGCAAAATGAATATCTGTGCCCAGTAGTTGTGAAGAGTAGCTAACACAGATTTCACCAAAATAAGTCTGCTAGAATAAGAAATTCTCCTTTTGTTCCAACCCCTTATCCTTTTGATCATTCTATCCACCAGGACATTGCAATCAATCTTAGTGAGTCTTTTGTGACAAATTTAGACCCCTAGATACTTAAAAGGTAAGGTCCCCTTCTTAAATCCAGCATGTTCCAAAATCTCAGCTTCAATGTCAGGTTGAAGGCCATTAAGGATGATATCA
The Silene latifolia isolate original U9 population chromosome 11, ASM4854445v1, whole genome shotgun sequence genome window above contains:
- the LOC141614130 gene encoding uncharacterized protein LOC141614130 — protein: MIKRIRGWNKRRISYSSRLILVKSVLATLHNYWAQIFILPAGVMDKIQALCRNFLWEGNDTYSKAPLVAWKTICKIKEHGGLGLLDSRARNIAAVGKLVWWMVSKNDHLWIKWIDKIYKKGRDWTDYNPGTSSSWAWRKICEVKNSFKEAYIDNKWLGKDEEYSITEGYDWLMQDPGVKVPWYTIMWNRFNVNKHSFIAWLIKQERLLTMDRLLKMGIVTQTNCYLCGEDTEDHEHLFVKCRYINQCYGKLMEWLNIRLQGEVWAVRNLCRHEHYVINPRKLVANVQYDCRLKLMQCKLENLKKGDVAWCKQRGLM